A single Pseudomonadota bacterium DNA region contains:
- a CDS encoding acyl-CoA dehydrogenase, producing the protein MSVYQAPAADMEFVVNELVGLAPIQALPGNEEINAELVSFIIEEAGKFATGVLDPLNWTGDREGAKLENHVVTPAAGFSEAYKAFCDGGWGGLANDPQWGGQGLPHIIAALTAEMWNASCMSFALCPMLTAGAIQAIKRHGSDELKGVFLNKLVSGEWSGTMNLTEPQAGSDLSAVRAKAIPDGDLYRIFGTKIYITWGEHTMADNIVHLVLARTPDAPEGVKGISLFVVPKFLVNADGSIGERNDVKCVSIEEKLGIHASPTCVMAYGDDDGAVGYLVGAENRGLQYMFTMMNFARLEVGIEGVAISERSYQRAAEFAKGRIQGRSIGAGSGERVSIIHHPDVRRMLLTMKSQVEAMRALALQTCSYLDRALHHEDETERANYQSMFDLLTPVVKGWCTEQSIEITSMGVQVHGGMGFVEETGAAQYLRDARITPIYEGTTGIQANDLIGRKVATERGITAFQLIGQMRQTIQDFDEFKDHSGLSMIRDKFQISVEALEESVKWVLNIYSKDPQTAYAGSVPLLKLFGTVAGGWMLARSAIIAKKGLDAESPNAKFYRGKLATSRFYAENILPLAGVLKDQVVAGHKTIMSLDESYF; encoded by the coding sequence ATGTCCGTCTATCAAGCACCTGCAGCTGACATGGAGTTCGTTGTTAACGAACTGGTTGGGTTGGCACCAATACAAGCGCTACCAGGTAATGAAGAGATTAACGCTGAGTTAGTAAGCTTCATCATTGAGGAGGCGGGTAAGTTTGCCACTGGCGTGTTGGACCCGTTAAATTGGACCGGTGATCGGGAGGGGGCGAAACTTGAAAACCACGTTGTAACTCCTGCTGCAGGTTTCTCCGAGGCATACAAAGCATTTTGTGATGGTGGGTGGGGTGGACTTGCAAATGATCCTCAATGGGGTGGGCAAGGATTGCCTCATATAATCGCGGCACTTACGGCAGAGATGTGGAACGCCTCCTGCATGTCGTTTGCACTATGCCCTATGCTTACAGCCGGAGCAATCCAAGCGATTAAAAGACATGGATCAGATGAGCTGAAGGGGGTCTTCCTAAATAAATTAGTCAGTGGCGAGTGGTCGGGAACAATGAATCTTACAGAGCCTCAGGCAGGTTCTGACTTATCAGCGGTTCGAGCAAAGGCGATTCCTGACGGTGATCTCTATCGAATTTTTGGTACTAAAATTTATATTACGTGGGGGGAGCATACGATGGCAGATAACATCGTCCATCTCGTTCTTGCGCGTACCCCAGATGCTCCCGAAGGGGTCAAGGGGATTTCTTTATTCGTGGTTCCTAAATTTTTGGTAAACGCTGATGGCTCAATTGGTGAAAGAAATGATGTGAAGTGTGTATCGATCGAAGAAAAGCTTGGTATTCACGCAAGTCCTACTTGTGTAATGGCCTACGGTGATGACGATGGAGCTGTTGGGTACCTTGTTGGGGCAGAGAATCGTGGGCTTCAGTATATGTTTACGATGATGAATTTTGCGCGTTTGGAAGTAGGGATTGAAGGTGTGGCAATCTCTGAGCGTTCGTATCAGCGTGCCGCTGAATTTGCCAAGGGACGTATACAGGGGCGGAGTATCGGTGCTGGCTCTGGGGAGCGAGTTTCAATCATCCATCATCCTGATGTGAGGCGGATGCTCCTCACCATGAAATCCCAAGTGGAAGCAATGCGTGCTTTAGCACTTCAAACTTGTTCTTATCTTGATCGGGCGCTTCATCATGAAGACGAGACAGAGCGAGCGAACTACCAGAGTATGTTTGACCTTTTAACTCCCGTCGTCAAGGGTTGGTGTACTGAGCAGTCGATAGAGATAACTTCAATGGGTGTGCAGGTTCATGGAGGTATGGGTTTTGTAGAAGAAACAGGTGCGGCGCAGTATCTACGTGACGCAAGAATCACGCCGATATATGAGGGGACGACTGGGATTCAAGCTAACGATTTAATTGGTCGTAAAGTCGCGACAGAGCGCGGAATAACTGCATTTCAGTTAATTGGTCAGATGCGTCAAACAATTCAAGATTTTGATGAATTTAAGGATCATTCCGGTTTATCCATGATCAGAGATAAATTTCAAATTTCCGTAGAGGCGCTTGAAGAGTCAGTTAAATGGGTTCTCAATATTTATTCTAAAGATCCTCAGACGGCTTATGCCGGATCTGTCCCACTACTGAAACTCTTCGGCACAGTTGCTGGTGGTTGGATGCTTGCGCGGTCTGCAATAATCGCGAAGAAGGGGTTAGATGCAGAGAGTCCAAACGCAAAATTTTATAGAGGTAAACTTGCGACTAGTCGCTTTTATGCAGAGAATATATTGCCATTAGCCGGAGTGCTTAAAGACCAAGTCGTGGCTGGCCATAAAACGATCATGTCACTTGATGAGTCTTACTTCTGA
- the hpnD gene encoding presqualene diphosphate synthase HpnD yields the protein MTPQEYCNQKTAQSGSSFYYSFLFLKKNKREAITALYAFCREVDDIVDKPSDEHVARSTLGWWNHELDAMWSGSPQHPVTQALSRFIEPYKLEKKYFKLIIEGMLMDLDKTEYQNMEQLTQYCYRSAGAVGILSANIFGYSNPSTLIYAEQLGLALQLTNILRDINEDLQRARIYIPLDELKKAGLNRETLLSAVGTKPFDALITNQVNIAYDLFDSAHSHLHPDDRQSQKAGLIMSAIYRKLLQKIASKPSQIFLKRQSLTPIEKFWIACKVWAKL from the coding sequence ATGACACCGCAAGAGTACTGCAACCAAAAAACTGCACAGAGTGGATCAAGCTTCTACTATAGCTTCTTATTTCTCAAAAAAAATAAACGTGAAGCCATTACTGCCCTTTACGCGTTTTGTCGAGAGGTTGACGACATCGTAGATAAACCATCCGATGAACACGTTGCGAGATCAACGCTAGGTTGGTGGAACCATGAGCTAGACGCCATGTGGTCGGGCTCCCCTCAGCACCCAGTCACACAAGCACTCAGCCGCTTTATTGAACCCTATAAACTGGAGAAAAAATACTTCAAACTCATTATCGAAGGGATGTTGATGGATCTTGATAAAACGGAGTATCAGAATATGGAGCAGCTAACTCAATACTGTTATCGCTCCGCAGGCGCCGTTGGTATCCTCTCAGCAAATATTTTTGGCTACTCAAACCCAAGCACACTCATCTATGCGGAGCAATTAGGGCTTGCTCTTCAGTTAACGAATATTTTAAGAGACATAAATGAAGACCTTCAGCGTGCCAGGATATACATACCGCTAGACGAGTTGAAAAAAGCAGGGTTGAATAGAGAAACACTTCTAAGCGCGGTAGGGACGAAGCCCTTCGACGCATTAATCACGAATCAAGTCAATATTGCTTACGATCTTTTCGATTCTGCTCATTCGCATTTGCACCCAGATGATCGGCAGTCTCAAAAAGCCGGCTTAATCATGAGCGCCATTTACCGCAAACTTCTTCAAAAAATCGCATCCAAACCCTCTCAAATATTTCTTAAACGTCAATCACTGACGCCGATTGAAAAATTTTGGATTGCGTGCAAAGTTTGGGCAAAACTGTAA
- a CDS encoding electron transfer flavoprotein-ubiquinone oxidoreductase — MEYDVVIIGAGPAGLACAIKLKQLANDSGKDLTACIVEKGSEVGAHTLSGAVIETRALDELIPDWKNLGAPLHTLVTEDRLLYLTASKSYTLPTPSYMNNHGNYIVSLGNVVRWLGQQAEGLGVEIYPGFAATEILFNKDGSVKGVATGDMGVGKDGERTDGYQQGIELYAKQTIFAEGCRGSLTKAAIERFDLRKGVEPQTYGIGIKELWEVSPENHQEGLVIHTTGWPLDQKTYGGSFVYHLENNQVAVGFVVGLDYKNPFLSPFEEFQRFKTHPDICKTFEKGRRISFGARAISEGGYQSIPRLSFPGGLLIGDAAGFLNVPKIKGSHTAMKSGIVAAESLMSSLNSSNTRATLDYTYRLSNSWLWTELKQVRNIRPSFKWGFWIGMLYSAIDTYILRGKAPWTLKHHEDHKQLTLASKAKKINYPKPDGILTFDRLTSVFISNTNHEENQKCHLQLKNESTPITINLTDYGSPEQYYCPAGVYEIVTEQNIPKLQINAQNCVHCKTCDIKDPTQNINWVPPEGGGGPNYPNM; from the coding sequence ATGGAGTATGACGTTGTTATTATCGGCGCAGGACCTGCAGGGTTAGCATGCGCCATCAAACTAAAACAATTAGCGAATGATTCCGGAAAGGATCTAACTGCCTGCATCGTTGAAAAGGGTTCAGAGGTTGGTGCGCATACTTTATCAGGTGCGGTGATTGAAACTCGAGCGCTAGATGAGCTCATACCTGATTGGAAAAACTTAGGAGCGCCCTTACATACTTTAGTCACTGAAGATCGTCTTCTATATTTAACAGCCTCTAAATCCTATACTTTACCAACACCCTCGTATATGAATAACCACGGAAACTATATCGTGAGTTTAGGCAATGTCGTACGTTGGCTCGGACAACAAGCAGAAGGATTAGGTGTTGAAATTTATCCAGGTTTTGCCGCTACTGAAATACTTTTCAACAAAGATGGGTCCGTAAAAGGAGTTGCAACTGGGGATATGGGCGTTGGAAAAGACGGAGAACGTACCGACGGTTACCAGCAAGGAATAGAGCTTTATGCAAAACAAACCATCTTCGCAGAAGGCTGTCGCGGATCATTGACAAAAGCAGCTATAGAACGTTTCGATCTAAGAAAAGGTGTTGAACCACAAACCTATGGCATCGGCATCAAAGAACTTTGGGAGGTGTCTCCAGAAAACCACCAAGAGGGACTCGTCATCCACACAACGGGATGGCCGCTTGACCAGAAAACCTATGGCGGTTCATTTGTATATCACCTCGAGAACAATCAAGTTGCCGTCGGATTCGTCGTCGGGCTTGATTACAAGAACCCATTTCTATCTCCCTTTGAGGAATTCCAAAGATTTAAAACCCACCCAGATATCTGTAAAACTTTTGAAAAAGGTCGACGAATCTCCTTTGGGGCTAGAGCTATCTCAGAGGGTGGCTACCAATCAATCCCTCGGCTCTCATTCCCTGGTGGACTGCTCATCGGAGATGCGGCCGGCTTTCTGAACGTACCAAAAATCAAAGGCTCTCATACCGCTATGAAGTCCGGAATAGTGGCTGCGGAATCGCTCATGAGCTCTCTAAACTCAAGCAATACTAGAGCAACCCTGGATTACACTTATCGACTATCAAACTCATGGCTATGGACAGAACTCAAACAAGTTCGGAATATTCGACCATCGTTTAAGTGGGGGTTCTGGATTGGTATGCTCTACTCCGCTATTGACACCTACATACTTCGTGGAAAAGCGCCTTGGACACTGAAGCACCATGAAGATCATAAGCAACTCACTTTAGCAAGCAAGGCGAAAAAAATAAACTACCCTAAGCCAGATGGCATATTAACTTTTGATCGATTAACCTCAGTGTTTATTTCAAACACCAACCACGAAGAAAATCAAAAATGTCATTTGCAACTGAAAAACGAATCAACGCCGATCACAATCAACTTGACCGATTATGGCTCCCCAGAGCAATACTATTGCCCAGCTGGTGTCTATGAAATTGTTACGGAGCAGAATATTCCTAAACTGCAAATCAACGCACAAAACTGTGTTCACTGCAAAACGTGCGACATTAAAGATCCTACGCAGAATATTAACTGGGTCCCACCAGAAGGGGGCGGCGGACCCAATTATCCAAATATGTAA
- a CDS encoding SDR family NAD(P)-dependent oxidoreductase, producing the protein MKPLIETLETGIRLDDKSILITGASGGIGRALALSCADLGATVLLSGRNVNALNETYDLIKSKGNHEPATLELDLCKATEIEFENINRVIKANIGPLHGLVHCATHITELGPIRNLGLSAWQSLLKVNVIAPALLIQACEPLFEASGSGSVVLTSDTHALSLDAYWGGYAVSKSALNAYAKLQSNEWKNERPYRVNVITPGPINSPLRSKTHPGEDRNLLRSIDSLLSTYIYLLSDSSSHVSGENFGYSP; encoded by the coding sequence ATGAAACCTTTAATTGAGACTCTCGAAACAGGAATCCGATTAGATGACAAATCCATTTTGATTACTGGTGCATCCGGTGGAATTGGACGTGCCCTAGCGCTTTCATGCGCTGATCTCGGTGCAACCGTATTATTGAGCGGCAGAAACGTAAATGCCCTCAATGAAACCTATGACCTGATCAAATCAAAGGGCAATCACGAGCCGGCCACCTTAGAACTCGACCTCTGCAAGGCAACCGAAATAGAATTTGAGAATATCAATAGAGTCATCAAAGCAAATATTGGGCCTCTTCATGGGCTTGTTCATTGCGCGACCCACATTACAGAACTTGGACCTATCCGAAACTTAGGACTTTCTGCATGGCAAAGTCTTCTTAAAGTCAATGTCATTGCCCCCGCACTTTTGATACAAGCCTGCGAACCTCTATTCGAAGCCTCCGGGTCGGGGTCAGTCGTTCTCACGTCCGACACCCATGCATTATCTCTGGATGCATACTGGGGTGGTTACGCTGTATCAAAATCGGCTCTTAATGCTTATGCGAAATTACAATCGAATGAGTGGAAAAATGAAAGACCGTATAGGGTAAATGTGATCACGCCCGGACCTATTAACTCCCCTTTGCGATCAAAAACACACCCCGGCGAAGATCGTAACCTTCTGAGATCGATAGATTCTCTATTATCAACCTACATCTATCTATTAAGTGACTCGAGCAGTCATGTCAGTGGTGAAAATTTTGGTTACTCACCTTGA
- a CDS encoding thioesterase family protein, protein MDTSLKNSMRLVRTDRMSMRWGEMDSLAHMNNVAYLRYFEECRVAWFEELGVDYNSKSEGPILGTITCRYLKPAVYPAAFSVTSYVGRLSRSSFAIYHQLINCCDESEIFAEAEAIMVWADISVGKSKQVPDWFRAVIQGE, encoded by the coding sequence ATGGATACTTCGTTAAAAAATTCGATGCGATTAGTTAGAACTGATCGTATGAGTATGCGCTGGGGTGAGATGGATAGCCTTGCGCATATGAACAATGTTGCTTACTTGAGGTACTTTGAGGAATGTCGCGTCGCTTGGTTTGAGGAGTTAGGGGTTGATTACAACTCCAAGTCAGAGGGCCCTATTTTAGGAACAATCACCTGTCGTTATTTAAAGCCTGCTGTGTATCCGGCTGCATTTTCTGTAACGAGTTACGTTGGAAGATTAAGTAGAAGTAGTTTCGCCATATATCACCAACTTATAAATTGTTGTGATGAGTCAGAGATTTTCGCTGAGGCTGAGGCGATTATGGTTTGGGCCGATATTTCGGTAGGAAAGTCCAAACAGGTACCTGATTGGTTTCGTGCCGTAATTCAAGGTGAGTAA
- a CDS encoding acyl-CoA thioesterase, translating to MAVNLDKVLPVDRDPTLRVVPMPSDANYSGDIFGGWIMSQVDIAGSIPAALLAKGRIVTIAVNSFVFKQPVHIGDVVSFYASVSKVGKTSITVDVEVYAQRRSLEATVKVTDATLTYVSVDDERKPRAIDGS from the coding sequence ATGGCCGTAAATTTAGATAAGGTGTTACCAGTGGACCGTGACCCAACTTTGCGAGTGGTTCCTATGCCTTCTGATGCGAACTACAGTGGTGATATTTTTGGCGGTTGGATTATGTCACAAGTAGATATCGCAGGAAGTATTCCAGCGGCGCTTTTAGCTAAAGGAAGAATCGTTACGATTGCAGTGAACTCTTTTGTGTTTAAGCAACCAGTCCATATTGGTGATGTAGTCAGTTTTTATGCGTCAGTTTCTAAGGTTGGAAAAACGTCAATTACGGTTGATGTTGAGGTTTATGCCCAAAGGCGCTCTTTAGAAGCAACGGTAAAAGTCACGGATGCAACGCTTACTTATGTCTCGGTTGATGATGAACGTAAGCCTCGTGCGATTGATGGAAGTTGA
- the hpnE gene encoding hydroxysqualene dehydroxylase HpnE, with amino-acid sequence MPALNVAIIGAGWAGLSAGVTLVDAGVPTTLFESSHVLGGRARQITINEQIIDNGIHLLSGAYTATLALLSQIQIPLEPLDIDRQPFKYSYGPLRINTPRLPFPAKQLLGFLFARGLNLTDKLAALKFLQLIKAEKLAVRPFESVQNLLLRHQQTDTLIELLWNPICISALNIQCERGCASVFTNVISDALLGPKGSSDMLFPKSDLTSLFASRAGRYIEKHEGILRLGYRAKITQGKNNELTIKDSNESFSHIVVATSPHNVRNVFEESSMIRSSLNLIDQFTYEPIYTVYHQYKKNTSTNDRMIGLNSPYAHWVFDRGITHQDLGLIGVIISGSGLHQNLTNEQLASKSANVLNDNFGFGTPLWSQVLAEKRATFSCTPGLKRPTQITDKNGIILAGDYTYQRYPATLEAAVRSGMKASDIIIKSL; translated from the coding sequence ATGCCAGCCCTAAACGTTGCTATTATCGGAGCTGGTTGGGCTGGACTCTCCGCTGGCGTAACGCTGGTGGATGCTGGCGTGCCGACAACATTATTTGAATCTTCACACGTTCTCGGGGGGCGCGCTCGCCAGATCACAATTAACGAACAAATAATCGACAACGGTATACACCTGCTGTCGGGAGCCTACACAGCAACATTAGCACTACTAAGCCAAATACAAATACCCTTAGAGCCTCTCGATATAGACCGTCAGCCTTTTAAATATTCCTATGGTCCACTGCGAATCAACACCCCACGCCTCCCCTTCCCCGCAAAACAGTTACTAGGATTCTTATTTGCACGTGGACTAAACTTAACCGACAAACTTGCAGCCCTTAAATTTTTACAGCTAATTAAAGCTGAGAAGCTGGCAGTGCGACCATTCGAATCGGTGCAAAACTTGCTCTTACGTCACCAACAAACAGATACCTTAATAGAGCTACTGTGGAATCCGATTTGCATCTCAGCGCTGAATATCCAATGCGAACGGGGCTGCGCCTCCGTATTCACCAACGTAATTTCAGATGCCTTACTTGGGCCAAAAGGAAGTAGTGATATGTTGTTCCCCAAAAGTGACTTAACATCTCTTTTTGCATCACGAGCGGGAAGATATATTGAAAAACATGAAGGAATACTTCGTTTGGGATATCGAGCAAAAATTACTCAAGGCAAAAATAACGAGTTAACAATAAAAGATTCTAATGAATCATTCTCTCATATTGTGGTGGCAACATCTCCTCATAACGTAAGAAACGTATTTGAAGAATCATCAATGATTCGATCATCACTCAACCTAATCGACCAATTTACTTACGAACCCATTTACACCGTTTATCATCAATACAAAAAAAATACATCAACTAATGATCGAATGATAGGACTCAACTCACCCTACGCTCATTGGGTGTTCGACCGAGGGATAACTCACCAAGATTTAGGCCTCATTGGCGTTATTATCAGCGGGTCAGGCCTGCACCAAAACTTAACGAATGAGCAATTAGCTAGTAAGTCTGCAAACGTCCTTAATGACAATTTCGGCTTTGGAACCCCATTATGGAGCCAGGTACTTGCTGAAAAACGAGCTACCTTCTCTTGTACGCCAGGACTTAAACGACCCACGCAAATCACTGATAAAAATGGCATTATTCTCGCTGGTGACTACACCTATCAACGCTATCCAGCTACACTTGAAGCTGCAGTTCGAAGCGGTATGAAAGCCTCAGACATTATCATTAAATCATTATGA